From a region of the Brevibacterium siliguriense genome:
- a CDS encoding sulfite exporter TauE/SafE family protein gives MSMLAFGVIAAVVLISAFVQGSTGMGFAMILAPVVTFIDPSLIPVMLLVLMIPLNLYIAAREREHIDWTGVKWISVGRFAGTFAGLWILVIVNLHQLALLIGWSTLIAAVVALLAPKFTPNKPVLATVGLVTGVTETSTGIGGPPYALAYQHSPGPELRSTVAVCFLVGEIISLIVLAFSGQVSADTMVTTAWMLPFLAVGSFLSRYVHHRLDGPVLRYIVLGFAIVSGIIVIVQA, from the coding sequence ATGTCGATGCTCGCCTTCGGGGTCATCGCCGCGGTCGTCCTCATCTCCGCATTCGTGCAGGGATCGACGGGGATGGGGTTCGCGATGATCCTCGCGCCGGTCGTGACGTTCATCGACCCGAGTCTCATCCCGGTGATGCTGCTCGTGCTGATGATCCCGCTCAATCTCTACATCGCCGCGCGCGAGCGTGAGCACATCGACTGGACCGGCGTGAAATGGATCAGCGTCGGACGATTCGCCGGCACGTTCGCGGGACTGTGGATCCTCGTCATCGTCAACCTGCACCAGCTCGCGCTGCTCATCGGCTGGTCGACGCTCATCGCCGCGGTCGTCGCACTGCTGGCGCCGAAGTTCACGCCGAACAAGCCGGTGCTCGCGACGGTCGGGCTGGTCACCGGTGTCACGGAGACCTCGACGGGCATCGGCGGCCCGCCCTATGCGCTGGCCTATCAGCACAGTCCCGGCCCGGAGCTGCGGTCGACGGTGGCCGTATGCTTCCTCGTCGGTGAGATCATCTCGCTCATCGTGCTCGCCTTCAGCGGGCAGGTCTCGGCGGACACGATGGTCACGACTGCTTGGATGCTGCCGTTCCTCGCGGTCGGTTCGTTCCTCTCCCGCTACGTCCACCACCGCCTCGACGGGCCCGTGCTGCGCTATATCGTCCTCGGCTTCGCCATCGTTTCCGGCATCATCGTCATCGTCCAAGCGTGA
- a CDS encoding amidohydrolase family protein, giving the protein MTQLRSLHQAPALLVPEKVLLPEGAQTGHAVLVDDGRILAVGPLAEVAATATSLLHDANAAGPNPEGDRAVTEPVRIDLPGRLLMPGFIDAHHHLTQTFGKSLVFGEPSEIFQRVWVPMESNMDAEAIDVATRLAAWESLRGGFTTVTDAGTRSSVDVSAISDVTTDVGLRCVLGVICNDLGGGVRTSTVAEVVAAAERHLSRWDAQPLVHPSLAVSIPEVASDEALVAITQMARDAGVPFQAHLNEHIVAVERSLISGGERPLERLARLGALGPELLAAHATLLTPREIRLLRDSGGAIAYNPVASSWKGNAVAPALLMHELGMRIGLGTDGTRSDAFRLLDAAETAQRLTGGMDVIDSSAGGGWTWLEQGLRGGADAVGLGGQIGEISPGARADLLVLNIDTPEFVPSWDVPWELVRLANRDQLEAVIVDGRLRLEHGWPVDWDGRAFLERAKDVSRRVVENSPITRIDPYAAEHRARWMTEHGNTSVNGSPSSVNAPRNGGTASARDDF; this is encoded by the coding sequence GATCCTCGCCGTCGGTCCCCTCGCCGAGGTGGCCGCCACGGCCACATCGCTGCTGCACGATGCGAACGCCGCCGGTCCGAATCCCGAGGGCGACCGAGCAGTCACCGAACCTGTCCGCATCGATCTGCCCGGACGCCTGCTCATGCCCGGGTTCATCGACGCCCACCACCACCTGACTCAGACCTTCGGCAAGTCCCTCGTCTTCGGCGAACCCTCCGAGATCTTCCAACGCGTCTGGGTGCCGATGGAGTCGAACATGGACGCCGAAGCCATCGACGTCGCCACCCGACTGGCCGCTTGGGAATCCCTGCGCGGCGGCTTCACCACCGTCACCGACGCCGGCACCCGATCCAGCGTCGATGTCTCCGCGATCTCCGACGTCACCACCGACGTCGGACTGCGCTGCGTGCTCGGCGTCATCTGCAATGACCTGGGTGGGGGAGTGCGCACCTCGACTGTCGCCGAGGTGGTCGCTGCCGCCGAACGCCACCTGAGCCGGTGGGACGCTCAGCCCCTCGTCCACCCCTCCCTCGCGGTGTCCATTCCCGAGGTCGCCTCCGACGAAGCACTCGTGGCGATCACGCAGATGGCCCGGGACGCGGGAGTGCCCTTCCAGGCCCACCTCAACGAACACATCGTCGCTGTCGAACGCTCCCTCATCTCCGGTGGTGAGCGCCCGCTCGAACGTCTCGCCCGCCTCGGGGCGCTCGGTCCAGAGCTGCTCGCTGCGCACGCCACCCTGCTCACTCCGCGCGAGATCCGGCTGCTCCGCGACTCAGGAGGCGCGATCGCGTACAACCCGGTCGCGAGCTCATGGAAGGGCAACGCCGTGGCACCAGCACTGCTCATGCACGAACTGGGAATGCGCATCGGGCTCGGCACTGACGGTACCCGTTCGGATGCCTTCCGCCTCCTCGACGCGGCCGAGACCGCGCAGCGCCTCACCGGCGGCATGGACGTCATCGACTCCTCGGCCGGCGGCGGCTGGACCTGGCTCGAACAGGGTCTGCGCGGCGGCGCCGACGCCGTCGGGCTGGGCGGGCAGATCGGTGAGATCTCGCCCGGTGCCCGTGCCGACCTGCTCGTGCTCAACATCGACACCCCGGAATTCGTGCCCTCCTGGGATGTGCCGTGGGAACTCGTCCGCCTGGCCAACCGCGACCAGCTCGAAGCGGTCATCGTCGACGGCAGGCTGCGCCTCGAGCACGGCTGGCCGGTCGACTGGGACGGCCGGGCATTCCTCGAGCGGGCAAAGGACGTCTCCCGTCGCGTCGTCGAGAACTCCCCGATCACGCGCATCGACCCCTACGCGGCCGAGCATCGAGCACGGTGGATGACCGAGCACGGGAACACCTCGGTCAACGGCAGCCCCTCCTCGGTGAACGCGCCGCGAAACGGCGGCACCGCCTCGGCGAGGGACGACTTCTGA